Genomic segment of Candidatus Rokuibacteriota bacterium:
GCGCTCGTAGGTGCCGAAGGCGTAGCTCGCCTGCATCCGCCAGTTCACGCGCATCCGGTGCCCTTCGAGAGGGCGGGCGAGCGGGACGACGGTGAGCTGCACGGGCGCGACGAGGTCGAGGAGGCGACGCACGGCTGGCCTGAGGGGCGAGTGCCACAGCCTCTCCCGCCAGGACGCCGGCAGCTTGTCCGCCATTCGAATCAGACGATCAATCGGCGCCATGCCAGTGTCCCGAAGCCTTTCCAGACCGCGCGCCAAGCCGCCAGGCCCGCCTGAGGTAGAGGGCCAGCACTGCGCCCAGGTCGAGAGCGCTCACGGCGAAGCTCACCAGCAGAAACGCCTCCGCCTGGCCGGCGAGGACGGCCAGGAGCAGGACGACGTCGTGCCCCTGGAGATCCGTGAGGTTGTAGTAGAGGCGGTAGTACCAGCGGCCCGCGTGCCCTGTCGCGTGCCGTGCGCGCTTGTCCTCCTCCCACACCTCCCCGAAACAGAGGTGGAAGCTCTGGCGAATCTGAGGGACCAGCAACTTCAGGATCGTGGTCGCGGCCCCGACTGCCAGAATGAATTCCCCTTGGCCCGACCCGGCCGCCCGCGCGAGGCCGATGCCGAGGGCAAAGTAGGGAAGGACGAAGGCGGGGGCCGCCAGGCCGTCGAGGAAGCGACCCAACGCGTTCGACGTCCCCCGGAGCCGGGCCAGGGCGCCGTCCACGCAGTCAAGGAGGCTGAAGAGGACGAGGAGGATGGACCCGGTCAGCAAGCCCGCGAACGACCCGTGAACCAGCAGGAGGAGGCTTGCCAGCGAAACCAGATAGGACAGCAGTGTCAGCTCGTTCGCTGTGACCCGGGCGGGGAGGAGCCAGCACACGAAGAGCGAGGCGGGCCGATAGATGTAGGCAATCGACGGGTAAGTTCGGTCCCAGCGGCGCTTCTCGTCCGAGTAACTGGCCAGAATCGTCTCCCATCGGCTTCTCGCCTTCATCGCCACTCGCTCCCGCGGCGCGGGCAAATGAATGACCGTCAGCGGCATGGTGCGTCCAACGAGGTATGGGGGTCCCGTGCCGGAACTGGCGGTGCCGAGGCGCGCGTTTCCTGGCGGTGCGAGGGATGGGCTGCGCCGTACTCATTTGCCCATGCCCGGCAGGTCCGCCGGTCGGCGCGGCGCTGGAGCAGCAGGAGCACCAAAAAGTACGGGAGCCCCGCGACAGCCAGAAGCCAGGCAAACCCGACCGGTATTCCGACGAGGCAGGCGAACACCAGGACCAGGGCGATGCTGGACATGCCGGCCACACGCCAGAGGCAGAGCGGAAGGGCCTGGAGCTCCCAGTACCTCCGCCGCCCGCTCAGGTCCACGGGGCCCAGCTCCACGAGCCGTGCCCGCCAGGGGTTCAGCCAGGTGAGCGCTTGGTGCATGAGCCCGAGGCGAACCGCGTAGTAGCGGAACAAGAGCCCGATCAGGCGACCGCGCCAGCCTCGCCCGTGCTCGCCCGCTGACGCGACGATCCGCTCCCGACCCTCGCGGATCCCGCCACCGGCTCCCCGTTCCGCCACGCTCCGGTAGTCCTCGCTGTAGAAGTACTGGGAGGCCGTCAGGAGAAGGGCCGCCGCGAAGCTGACGGCGAGGAGTACCAGCCTGGCCGGCAAACCGAGGTCGCTCCGCCAGACCGCGAGACCAAGCGCAACGGAAACCAGGAGGAAGGTCAGGTCGTCAGACGTGTGATCCAAGACTTCTCCCCGGAGACTCGCGAGGCCTTTTGTGCGGGCAAGCTGGCCGTCGGCACAGTCCACGACGATGGCCAGCTGGAGAAGCAGGGCCCCCATGATGAGCGCGGGCCACCCCGCGAGGCTCAACAGGGTCGCCGCGGCCAGGCCGAGCAGGCAGGACACGGCGGTCAACTGGTTGGGGGTCACCGTGGTCGGCCCGAGCCAGCGGACGATCCGATCAGCCGCCGGCCGGTTCAGGAAGCGGTCCGTGACGTCCTCGACCCGTTCCGGATATGGCCAACGCCCGCGCTCGACCACCGCCGCCGCGTGGACCACGAAGGGATCGACGAGGGGAGCCAGAAACGGGACCGCGCTCGCCCCCTGGGTGAGGCGGAGGGCCAGGCGGTAGCCGCCGAGCTTGGTCAGGACTTTGAACCCGACTGCAACCATCCGCTGGAGAGGGGTCAGCGCTGCCAGTGGCCTCAGGTTCAGGTGGAGCTGGACGGGAACCGCGCGTGCCTCGGGAAAGACCCGTCGGACATGATCGAGGAACGCGCCCGGCGTCTGGAAGTCATGGCCTGGCCAGTACCACCCCGACCGCCCGGCGGGCACAATCCTGCTAGTGACCAGGATGGTGGGCTGCCGCCCGTTCGCGCCGTCCACGATCCGCCTCAGCACACGCTGGCTATCCTCGGGCGCCAGCCAGTAGATCGCATCGAGCCAGCAGATCAGCTCGAAGCGCGTGAACCAGTCCGAGGGCAACTCCCGCACGTCGCCGGCCTGGAACGAGACGGTCGGGAGCTTCAGCCGCGCCCGCTCGATCACCCGGCTTGACAAATCAAGGCCGGTGACCTTTTCGGCGACCCGGCAGAGTCGGGCGGCGAAATCTCCCTCCCCGCAAGCCAGATCCACCGCTGTCCTGACGGGCTCGCGCGGCAGGAGGCGCTCGAGTTCGGCGTACCGGACCCGCTTCTCCGGTATCGTCCGGGCGCCCCAGGGGTCCTCCTGCCTCCGGTAGAGGGCGTCCAGAGCTTCCTGTGTGCTGGGGAGGGGATCGGCGGTCATCGCCTCCCCCAGTTCCGGATCGCCTCCAGGAAGAGCCCCTCCATTCGCTCGGCCACATGGGCCCACGAGTAGCGGGCTTCCACGAAGCGCCGGCCCCATGTTCCGAGCGCGTACCGCTTGGCCTGGTCCGCCAGAAGCTCCGACACCGCATCGGCCAGGGCATGGGGATCGTCCGGTGGAACCGCCATGGCCGCCCGGCTCTCCCGAATCAGCTCGGCGAGGTCAGGGAGGTCGCTGGCCACCACCGGCCGCGCGCAGGCCCAGTAGTCGAAGAGCTTCAACGGCGAGGTGGGCCCGCGGCGCGCGACCATCGGGGCCAGGGCCACGTCCATGGCATTGATGCAGAGGGGCACCTGCCGGTAAGGCACCTGCCCGGTGAAGCGAAACGCCGCGCTCAGCCCCTTCGCCCGCACCATGCCTTCCCAGGCCGGGCGCATCTCGCCATCGCCCACGAGGAGGAAGAGCGCGCGGGGGCAGCGCTCCAGGATGGAGGGCGCGGCTTCGATCAGGGTCTGGAGACCCTGGTAGCCGAAAAACGTTCCCGCGAACCCCACCGTCGGACGGTCAGGCTCGAGACCGATCCGCTCGCGGGCCAGCGCGGGAGGGACGGGTCGCATCTGCTCCAGGTTCGCGCCGTTCGGCAGGACCCTGATCTTTTCCGCCGGGAGCCCGTACCGGTTCCTCAGGACACGGCCGAGCTCCTCGGAGACGGCCGCGACGAAGTCCGCTCTGGGGAGGATTGACCGGTAGAACGCCCTGGCCCATGCCGCCCTGACCCGGTGGCCGCCGAGCTCCGCGTGATGCGCGGAATCGCCGTTCAGCTCGAAGATGAGCGGGCGCCGGAGGAGCCGGGCGAGGAGCAACGGAGCGGGCGAGAGACCGCCGGTGACGTAAATGAGATCCGGGCGGGCCGCGCGCGCGGTCCAGAGTGCGCTCACGAGGAAGAGAAGCTGGACGAGGAGCGGCCGAAGCCCGGGCAGATCGAGGAACGGAAGCCGCACCACCTCAGCGCTGGTCTCCTCCGGTGTCCGCGTAAGCCTCGGGCAGAAGACGATGACCCGGTGCCCCCGCCGCCCCAGAGCTTCTGCCTTTTCCCAGGTCGCCCGAAAGCCGCCCATGTCGCACCGGACGCGCCGATCGTACTGATAGGAGAGCCAGAAGATCGTGAGCCTCATCGGACCTGTCTCCGGACCTCTGGCCTCGACGCCGGCGCGGGAGGCAGACGCTCCACCTCCGGGATCATCACGACCATCCCGGCCAGAAACCAGAACGGCTCCATGATCCGCACGATGATGAACGTGTTCGCGCCGATGGAGTGAGCAACCAGGGCGACGAGACCGGCCAGGAAGCCCAGGGCCACGCCCTTGAACAGCGGGTCCCGGGTCGTCTTGAGGATGGAGCGGGTCTGGCGGAGCAGGCTGAACTGAAGCCAGAGGAAGGCTGACAGCCCGACGAGGCCGGTCTCCACGAGGACCCGGGGATACTGGGCGTCGATGAAGCGGTAGCCGGTGACGCCGTAGCCGAACAGGGGATGGGCGGTCCAGTCCTCGAAGAACGCCTGGCGCCAGTCCCTCAGCCGGGCCGACGTGGAGGTGTCGAGGCGGACCTCGCCGAGCTGGACCTGCTCCGAGTGGAACGGCTGGGTGATGGTGTAGAGGACGCGGTCGACCACCGCCTTCGGGGTCACGACCGGCAACAGCGCCAGCGCGAGCGCGAAGAGCGCGGCCAGGAAGCGCTTTCGCTCGCTCCAGGCAAACAGCGCGCCGGCCAATGCGATCAGGGCGAGATAGGAGGCCCGCGAGAGGGTGAAGAGCAGCGGGAGGAGGATCAGGGCAGCCGAGCCGGCGAGCAGGACCTTCCTCCGGAGAGAGTCGCTCGTGAGGTAGAGCCCCGCGACGACAGCGAGCATCAGGACTAGATATCCGCCGAACGTGTTCGGCTCGCCCCTCGATCCCTCGAAGGGCGCGGAGACCCGGCCGCCCGACGGGATCTGGAGGATGCCGATCAGGGCTGACACGGCGGCCGTGGACAGGAGGGCGACGAGAAAGCGCTCGTACTGTCTCCGCTCGCGGAGGTTGTTGACCACCATGAAATAGATCACGACGTACTGGACGTACTTCAGGACGAAGAGGGCGCCCGCCAGGATCTTCACCTGCCCCAGGATCATCCCCAGGCCTGTCGCGAAGAAGGCGGCGAACGTGTACGCGGCGATCTGCCGGTTGAGCGGCGTCCTGAAGAGGAGGCCGAGCTCCTTGTACAGCGCCGTCTTCCCGAGCCAGGCCAGGCCGACGACGGCGAGGAGGAGGTCGTCCAGGCGAAAGGTGAGGCCCCGTCCCAGCCCCGCCTCCGCGCCGAGCTCGCCCAGGATCACCTCCGGGCCGAGCAGCATGGAGAAGATCAGGAGATAGAGGGCCAGCTCGTTGCTGGCGGCGGCGATGATCAGGACCGCGAGGCTGAGCCCGACCCCCAAAGCGGCGGGCACGGACAGCTTGGCCAGGACAGCGCTCATCAGGACGGCGAGGGAGACGGCGGCGAGCAGCGACCCCGCCGTTGCGGTCTCCGCCTGCATCCGCATGTCAGCGCCCCGAGGCTCGGCTAACGACCCGGAATCCCTCGACCTCCCCGTCCAGGATCAGATCCCACCCGAACACCTCGGCTTCTCCACGAGTGTGAAACGCGCCGACCAGGACCCGCCACCAGCGGTCATCGCCCAAGGTCCGCACCTCGCTGACGGCCGCCCGCAGGCCCTCAGCCCGGTATCGGGCGACGTGCCGGTCGGCGTTTGCCCTTGTCCGGAAGACGCCAACCTGGACTGCGTAGGTGGGTCGCTCTGGCCCCTTGGGCCTCTCGGGGTCATCGGATCTGCGGAGGTCCGGGGATGGCTCGGCCTGAGCCGGGACCTCCACGCGTGCGCGCGCGACGGGCACCGGAGGGGCGGTACCCGGGCTGGCCGAGTCCGCCAGCTCCCTCGAGTCGGGAAAGAGGTCGAACTCGCCGGCCCACCAGGCCCAAACCCCCGCCGTAAGGGCCAGGAGAAACAGCGGCGCCAGCACCACCGCTCCCACGACACTCTTGCGGTGCGAGGCCAAAAGACTCGCCCAGCCCGTGGCAGGGGCGGGTCGCCGGCTCCTATCGCCGTACCGGTAGCGGTAGTAGGCCATCTCGGCATAGTCCGGGCTGACCTCCGCCCTCACCCCGGTCAGGCACACGCCGACGATGCGAGCCCGCGCCGCCTGCAGCAGGGTCTTCGCCCGTCTGAGGGCGGCTCGGGCGGCGCTTCCGACGCGAACGACAACGAGCGTCCCGTCGACGCGCGAGCCGAGGATCGCGGGATCAGCGACCGGCAGGACCGGCGCACAGTCGAGCACGACGTAGTCGTACCGCTGGCGGACCTCGTCCAGGAGGTTTGTCACTCCTTCGGTGCTCAAGAACTCCGTGGGGTTCGGGGGCTGGCGGCCGCTCGGGAGCAGGAAGAGGTTGTCGATGCCCCGCCGGTCGACGAGGCCCTCCACGCCCGCAACCCCGAGGACGAAGTCGGGGAAGCCCCGGATCGCCTCCTCGAGCCGGGCGTTGCCGACCAGCACCTCCGTCAGCCCGGGGTCCTTCGGGATCCCGAAGGCGTGGTGGAGGAACGGGTTCCGAAGATCGGCCTCCACGAGGAGGGTCCGTTTGCCGAGTTGGCTCAGGGCGATCGCCAGGTTGATAGCGACCGTGGTCTTGCCCTCCATCTGGGTCGAGCTCGTCACCATGATGGTTTTGGAGCCGCCCTCGAGCCCCGAAAAGAGGAGGTTGGTCCGAAGGCCCCGGAAGGCCTCGGCGATCCGGGATGCCGGAAGGAAGAGGCTGATCAAGAACCCGTAGCGTTCCTCGGTCGCCTTGTCGAGGACCACCGCCTCACCCTTTTCCTCGGACAGCGCCGCCCGGACGTCGAGATGGGGGATCACGCCGAGCACGGACGTCTCCAGGAGCGACTCCACCTCGTCGATGGCGCCGATCGAAGTGTCGAGCGTCTCGACGACGAAGGCGAGAACGAACCCGACGACGATGCCAATGACGAGCCCGACGGCGGCTTTCGGCACCGCCTGCGGTGCGTTGATCGGGCGAAGCGGCCCCACCGCCGGCCTGACGAGGCTCACCTCCCCGACCTGCTCCTTCTCTTTGATCAGGGTCTCCTGATGCTTCTCCTTCAGGAGCGAAAAGATGCGCTCGCTGACCTTCACCTCCCGCTCCATCCGGGCGATCTCGAGGGCCGCCTCGGGAATGGTGGCCTGCTGCTGCTTCAGGCGGCCGATGCTCCGCCCCAGCTCGTCCGCCCGGGCCTGCAACGCCTGGACCCTGCCGGTCAAGGCTTCCCGCAGCTTCTCACGGACATTGGCGATCCGGGCGTCGAGCTGTTTCACCTGGGGATGGGCGGGGAGGAAGGAGAGCAGCAGGTTTTCCCGCTCGAGCGTGAGGTCGGACAGGGACGCGTAGAGCTTGGCCTGGGCCGGGTCGGCGGCGTCGGGCGAGAGCTCCGTCGGGCGCGCCGGCGACTTCCCGTCTCCGAGCAGCCTGACCTGCGCCTCCGTTTCGCCCACGGCCCGCCTGACCCTCGCGTAGTCCACCTCGAGGCCAGCGAGGCGGTTCAGGATCCCTTTGGTCTCTTCCGGCAGCAGGAGGATCGCGTTGGCCTCCTGATACGCTTTCAGCCCGTCCTCGGACTGCCGGAGCTTTGCGCCGACCCCCTCGAGCTGCTTCTCGATGAACTCCCGCGCCTCCCGGACCTGCCGGTTGCGCGTCGCGTAGTTGTCCTCGCGGAACGCCTCGGCCAGGCTGTTGGCGATCCGCACCGCGTCGTCGGGATCGGGGGCGGTCGCGCTGATCTCGATGAGGTTGGTGGCCTCGACCCGTTTCACCTCCACCTGGTCCTGGAGGTCCTGGAGCACCTGGAGATAGGCGGGCGTCGCCTGGATCCGTTCCGCAGTGGCGTCCCCAGGGATGAGCCCCAGTTTCTTGGCGGCCGCGCTCATGACCGGGAAGCCCTTGATCAGGGCGGCCTGGGTGCCCAGGTTCCCATCCGGGTTGTACGCGACGAGCTCCTGGAGGAGCCCGGTGACGCTGAGAGCCCGCTCCACCCGCACGACCGCCGTCGCTCGATAGAGGGGCGTGGGGGCCTGGAGGAACGCCAGCGTGAAGGAGAAGACGCCGAAGAGGAGCGGGACGAGGATGACGATCCCCCGCCGGCGGCGGAGGATCCTGAAATAATCTCTGAGGTTGATGTCGTACTGGGCCATGCGCCCCTCAGCGGGCCACGGTCCCCAGCAGCTGGATCTGCAAGGGAATCGACAGGGGAAGGGCGAGGAACTCGAGCGTGGGCCGGAGCTTGGCGAGGAACGCGTTCCAGTTCCCGATGGGGCTCCGCGGCAGCAGGACGAGATCGTTCGCCTGAAGCGGGATGTCCTGGCTCTGGTCTCCCTGTTCGATCACCTGGCGGAAATCGACCTCCACGACACGAGGGTTGTTCAGGCTCCCGCGTACGATGCGGGCGCTCCTCAGGACCGCGACCGCCGTCGGCCCGCCCGCCTGAGCCAGGGCCTGCGAGAGGCGCATGTCCGGCATCAGCGGAAAGGCCCCGGGGGTCTTGACCTCGCCAAGGACAAAGACCTTCTTCTCGTCCGCCGGACCGCGGGGTGGGATGAACACCACGTCTCCCGCGTCGAGGACGAAGTCGCGGATGGCGTGGCCGTCGGAGAGGAGGTGGAAGAGGTTGACGGCGAGCGAGCCGCCGTCCTGGCGGAGCACGCGTACCCGCTCCAGGTTCGCGTTGGGCGCGGGGCCGCCGGCTTCGGCCAGGAGATCCAGGAGGGTGGTTCGCCCCTTCAGGGGGAACGATCCGGCCTTCCCGCCCACAGCCCCGAGCACAGCGCCGCGCTTGCTGTTGTATTCCCTGACGAGCACCTCAACGCTCAGCTGCCTGTAAAATGGGCTCAGGATCCGGCGGATCTCCTCGGCAGCCTGGTCCGTTGTCCGCCCGCCCACCTTCGCCTCGAGGAAGGCGACGCTCACCATCCCGTTCGCCTTCACCGCGGCCGTCTGCCGTTCCTGGGCCAGCCCCCGCGTCAGCAGGATCTCCACGAGGTCACCGGGCCCGATCTTGTATTGAGGGACCCCGTTGAGGGTCACGAAGGTCTGATTCTCCGTCACGGGCTGGGGGAGCGGCGACGCTGCCTGGGCCTCGGCCGCGGCCGGCAGCGGGACGGTCAGGGCGTCCGTGGCCCGGGGAGGCGGAGGGAGCTGAGCCGCACAGGCCGAGCCCAGCAGGAGCAGCACCGCGAGCAGGCACACGTTCCGACACGCGTTCACGGGAGGGCCTCCTCAGCGACGGAGTCCTCGATCTGGTGGAGGGGGCTCTGGCGGAGGTCGACCACCACGGGCTCCTCGAGCCAGCTCCCTCGGCGGACCACGAGGGCCACGACCGGACGGAGCGGGACATCCTTGTTCGTCCTCACGACGCGCGCGATCTCCCCTGTGTTCAGGCGGACCAGGCTCCCCACCGGGAACATGGACAGCGACCGGATCAACGCCTTGAGGATCCGGTCGGGGAGAGTTGCCCGCTCGCGCTGGAGGATCTCCCCGAGGCCCTCCAGGGGCCCGCGGAAGGGCCGACGATGGACCAGGCTCGCGTAGAGCCCCGCCAGGCGGATGATCGCGGCGTACTCGTCCATCCGGTCTTCGGAGTGGCGCGGGCGTTCCGCCTTCTGGTAGAGCTTCTCGACGACCTCGGCCAGCCAGGCGTACTGGGGCCCGAGCTGCCTCAGCCGCTTCGCGCCGTCGCGGCGGTGGGTCTCGACGAGGGCCCGTTCGGCCGCGGCCAAGGGCTCCCGCATCCCCACCACTTCCCGCGGCGTCCAGGCCGTCCCGATGTCCGCGAGCAATGCGGCCAGGCCCAGCTTGTACAGCTCCTCCGGAGCGTAGCCCAGCTCGAGCCCCATCTTGAGCGACAGGATGCAGACGTTGACCGCCTCCCGCGCCGGGCTCCGCGACAGGCCGCCTGCGGCGAAGAACGGGACCAGTAGGGCATCACCGGTCTCCAGGTTCTGGAGCAGGCTCTCCACCGTCTTTCCAGCGCCGGCGATGGGAAAGTCGGCAGCGTTCCTGGCCGTCTCCAGGAGATCTTCCACGGTCTCCACCGCGGCCTGGAGCACCCGGCTGGCGGCCTCAAAATCCTCCAGCCGGGGACTGCCTCGGTCGGGCTTCGGCAGGCTTGAGGGCTGATCAGGCACCGGGCCGGAATCCGCGCACGGGGCCGGGGGCGGCCCGCGGTCTGGCGGCGGAGACGCCGGCTCCAGCCGCCGGCGGAGCAGGTCGCTGAGCCTGCGGGAGCCCGTACTGACCTCGCGCGGAGGCCCGCCGGGCTGCTGCCCGCCGCGCCGGACGATGTCGCTCAGCCTCGCCATCTCCCCATCACCTACACAAAGGCCAGGGCCGCCTCCACCACGGAGGCGTCCACCGCTTCGGCTCGTCGCTTCCAGCCGTCGTAGAGGCAGAGGTCGCAGAGGTTGTTGATGCTGCGCGGGATACCGCCCGTCTCGCGGTAGACCAGGTCCATGGCCTGGTCCGTGAAGATCGGCGCCGTCGCCCCGGCTTTCTTCAAGCGAAACGTGATATAGAAGGCGGTCTCCTCCGGGTTGAGAAAGCTCAGGTTGAGGCGGAAGGCAATCCGCTGGTTCAGCGAGGGCAACCTGGCGAGCCGCGTCCGCAGTTCGGGCAGCCCGAGCAGGATCAGCGAGAGGAGGTAGCGGTCGTTGAGCTGAAAATTCAGGAGCATCCGCAGGTCTTCGAAGACCGCTTCATCCGCGATCGTCTGCGCCTCGTCGACGATGAGGACCGTCGCAGCTCCCCGCTCGGCGTTGGCCAGGAGGTGATCAGCGAGCGCGCGGAGGAGGACGGATCGGTGGGGGCTGGGACGGGAGAGGCCAAGCTGCAGGGCGATCTCATGGAGCAGATCCCGCCCCGCCAGGGCGGGGTTGATGACGAGCCCGACGTCGTACTTGCTCGCGTCGAGTTGCGAGAGGAAGACACGGCCCAAGGTGCTCTTGCCGCACCCGACCTCGCCGGTGAGCAGCGCGGCACCCTTGCCGTGGTCGACGACATACGGGAGCCTCCCGAGGACCTCCAGGTGGACAGGCAGCGGGCAGAAAAATGCCGGGTCGGGGACATTTTGAAACGGCGCCCGGCTCAGACCCCAGTACGCTTCGTACACCTATCGGCTTCCTCCGAGAGATTCGCCGGCGGGCGACCGACACGCGAGGGCAATCCCGACCCCGCCCGGCTCCGCTTTCTCATCGGTTCGCCTCCATGGGCGGTCATGGCCGCCCCGTAGGCTCGGTGCTGCCGGGCCTCTATGGCCCACCGGGCGCCCCCGGGGGGACGGTGACCTGCCCATCCCGCGCGTGCTTCAGCTCGTCGATGACCGTCAGCGACTCAGGGAACAGCTCGGCGTGATGGAGGCGCACGAACCACCGTGAGCCGCAGGAGTGACAGTCCATCACCATGCTCCCCTGGAGCCCCATCTGACGGTTCGGGCTCAGAAGGTAGACGCGAGACAGCCGGAGGCCGTGCTCGTAGGCGCAGCCCCGAAACCTGGCAACCCGCTCCGCCGCGCTTTCTCCACCCTCCGCTCTCCAGCGAACGTTGCCAGCCAACGGGTCTCGAGCCATCGGTCCCACTCTCCCTGACGTCGAGGTTCGGTGGACCTCTCGCTCCACTCTAGCCCCTGTCAGTTTTCTGGGCTCCCCCCAATCCGGTCCCGATACCCGGACCAGACCGGTTGGCTGCCGGGCGCGGCCGCCGGCTGGCCTTGCGGCCCAACTTGACCGCGACCATCTGGCTGAGCTTCGCCGGGTCGAAGGGCTTGGTAATGTAGTCGTCCGCTCCCACGGCAAACGCCCGTTCCACATCACCCATCCGGCCCCGGGCGGTCAGCATGAAGACCGGGATTTGGGAGGTCTTCGGATCCCGCTTCAGGATCGGCAGCGCCTCCAGCCCGTCCATCCCGGGCATCATCACGTCGAGCAGAATCAGGTCGGGCGCCTGCTCGCGCGCCGACGTCAGGCCCTCGGCGGCCGACGAGGCGATGGACACCTCGTGGCCGTCCAGCCGCAGGTTGTAGTCCACCAGCTCCTGCATGTTCGGATCATCGTCAACGATCAGGATCTTCATCGCGCCTCCTCTCGCCCGTAGGGTTGTGGGCGCGGGAACGTGACGCGAAATCGGCTCCCGCAGCCCTGTTCGCTCACAACATCGATCCGTCCCCTGTGACGCTCGACGATCTCGCGCACGATCGTGAGCCCGAGCCCGGTGCCGCCTCCCTCCGCTCCCGGCACCCGGTAAAAGCGCTCGAAGATGCGCGGAAGGTGCTCCGGCGGGATCCCGATCCCGGTGTCCTCCACCTCCAAGCTCACGCTCTCCCGGTCCCCCACGAGGCTCACCTCGACCCGTCCGCCCACGGGGGTGAACTTCAGGGCGTTGCTCAGGAGGTTCTGGATGACCTGACAGATCCGATCGAGGTCGCCGACGATCTCGAACCCGCTCTCCTCGATCGAATGGAAAAGCTTGACGC
This window contains:
- a CDS encoding CDP-alcohol phosphatidyltransferase family protein yields the protein MKARSRWETILASYSDEKRRWDRTYPSIAYIYRPASLFVCWLLPARVTANELTLLSYLVSLASLLLLVHGSFAGLLTGSILLVLFSLLDCVDGALARLRGTSNALGRFLDGLAAPAFVLPYFALGIGLARAAGSGQGEFILAVGAATTILKLLVPQIRQSFHLCFGEVWEEDKRARHATGHAGRWYYRLYYNLTDLQGHDVVLLLAVLAGQAEAFLLVSFAVSALDLGAVLALYLRRAWRLGARSGKASGHWHGAD
- a CDS encoding methyltransferase domain-containing protein — encoded protein: MTADPLPSTQEALDALYRRQEDPWGARTIPEKRVRYAELERLLPREPVRTAVDLACGEGDFAARLCRVAEKVTGLDLSSRVIERARLKLPTVSFQAGDVRELPSDWFTRFELICWLDAIYWLAPEDSQRVLRRIVDGANGRQPTILVTSRIVPAGRSGWYWPGHDFQTPGAFLDHVRRVFPEARAVPVQLHLNLRPLAALTPLQRMVAVGFKVLTKLGGYRLALRLTQGASAVPFLAPLVDPFVVHAAAVVERGRWPYPERVEDVTDRFLNRPAADRIVRWLGPTTVTPNQLTAVSCLLGLAAATLLSLAGWPALIMGALLLQLAIVVDCADGQLARTKGLASLRGEVLDHTSDDLTFLLVSVALGLAVWRSDLGLPARLVLLAVSFAAALLLTASQYFYSEDYRSVAERGAGGGIREGRERIVASAGEHGRGWRGRLIGLLFRYYAVRLGLMHQALTWLNPWRARLVELGPVDLSGRRRYWELQALPLCLWRVAGMSSIALVLVFACLVGIPVGFAWLLAVAGLPYFLVLLLLQRRADRRTCRAWANEYGAAHPSHRQETRASAPPVPARDPHTSLDAPCR
- a CDS encoding glycosyltransferase family 4 protein, with translation MRLTIFWLSYQYDRRVRCDMGGFRATWEKAEALGRRGHRVIVFCPRLTRTPEETSAEVVRLPFLDLPGLRPLLVQLLFLVSALWTARAARPDLIYVTGGLSPAPLLLARLLRRPLIFELNGDSAHHAELGGHRVRAAWARAFYRSILPRADFVAAVSEELGRVLRNRYGLPAEKIRVLPNGANLEQMRPVPPALARERIGLEPDRPTVGFAGTFFGYQGLQTLIEAAPSILERCPRALFLLVGDGEMRPAWEGMVRAKGLSAAFRFTGQVPYRQVPLCINAMDVALAPMVARRGPTSPLKLFDYWACARPVVASDLPDLAELIRESRAAMAVPPDDPHALADAVSELLADQAKRYALGTWGRRFVEARYSWAHVAERMEGLFLEAIRNWGRR
- a CDS encoding O-antigen ligase family protein; the encoded protein is MRMQAETATAGSLLAAVSLAVLMSAVLAKLSVPAALGVGLSLAVLIIAAASNELALYLLIFSMLLGPEVILGELGAEAGLGRGLTFRLDDLLLAVVGLAWLGKTALYKELGLLFRTPLNRQIAAYTFAAFFATGLGMILGQVKILAGALFVLKYVQYVVIYFMVVNNLRERRQYERFLVALLSTAAVSALIGILQIPSGGRVSAPFEGSRGEPNTFGGYLVLMLAVVAGLYLTSDSLRRKVLLAGSAALILLPLLFTLSRASYLALIALAGALFAWSERKRFLAALFALALALLPVVTPKAVVDRVLYTITQPFHSEQVQLGEVRLDTSTSARLRDWRQAFFEDWTAHPLFGYGVTGYRFIDAQYPRVLVETGLVGLSAFLWLQFSLLRQTRSILKTTRDPLFKGVALGFLAGLVALVAHSIGANTFIIVRIMEPFWFLAGMVVMIPEVERLPPAPASRPEVRRQVR
- a CDS encoding polysaccharide biosynthesis tyrosine autokinase translates to MAQYDINLRDYFRILRRRRGIVILVPLLFGVFSFTLAFLQAPTPLYRATAVVRVERALSVTGLLQELVAYNPDGNLGTQAALIKGFPVMSAAAKKLGLIPGDATAERIQATPAYLQVLQDLQDQVEVKRVEATNLIEISATAPDPDDAVRIANSLAEAFREDNYATRNRQVREAREFIEKQLEGVGAKLRQSEDGLKAYQEANAILLLPEETKGILNRLAGLEVDYARVRRAVGETEAQVRLLGDGKSPARPTELSPDAADPAQAKLYASLSDLTLERENLLLSFLPAHPQVKQLDARIANVREKLREALTGRVQALQARADELGRSIGRLKQQQATIPEAALEIARMEREVKVSERIFSLLKEKHQETLIKEKEQVGEVSLVRPAVGPLRPINAPQAVPKAAVGLVIGIVVGFVLAFVVETLDTSIGAIDEVESLLETSVLGVIPHLDVRAALSEEKGEAVVLDKATEERYGFLISLFLPASRIAEAFRGLRTNLLFSGLEGGSKTIMVTSSTQMEGKTTVAINLAIALSQLGKRTLLVEADLRNPFLHHAFGIPKDPGLTEVLVGNARLEEAIRGFPDFVLGVAGVEGLVDRRGIDNLFLLPSGRQPPNPTEFLSTEGVTNLLDEVRQRYDYVVLDCAPVLPVADPAILGSRVDGTLVVVRVGSAARAALRRAKTLLQAARARIVGVCLTGVRAEVSPDYAEMAYYRYRYGDRSRRPAPATGWASLLASHRKSVVGAVVLAPLFLLALTAGVWAWWAGEFDLFPDSRELADSASPGTAPPVPVARARVEVPAQAEPSPDLRRSDDPERPKGPERPTYAVQVGVFRTRANADRHVARYRAEGLRAAVSEVRTLGDDRWWRVLVGAFHTRGEAEVFGWDLILDGEVEGFRVVSRASGR
- a CDS encoding SLBB domain-containing protein yields the protein MNACRNVCLLAVLLLLGSACAAQLPPPPRATDALTVPLPAAAEAQAASPLPQPVTENQTFVTLNGVPQYKIGPGDLVEILLTRGLAQERQTAAVKANGMVSVAFLEAKVGGRTTDQAAEEIRRILSPFYRQLSVEVLVREYNSKRGAVLGAVGGKAGSFPLKGRTTLLDLLAEAGGPAPNANLERVRVLRQDGGSLAVNLFHLLSDGHAIRDFVLDAGDVVFIPPRGPADEKKVFVLGEVKTPGAFPLMPDMRLSQALAQAGGPTAVAVLRSARIVRGSLNNPRVVEVDFRQVIEQGDQSQDIPLQANDLVLLPRSPIGNWNAFLAKLRPTLEFLALPLSIPLQIQLLGTVAR
- a CDS encoding AAA family ATPase yields the protein MYEAYWGLSRAPFQNVPDPAFFCPLPVHLEVLGRLPYVVDHGKGAALLTGEVGCGKSTLGRVFLSQLDASKYDVGLVINPALAGRDLLHEIALQLGLSRPSPHRSVLLRALADHLLANAERGAATVLIVDEAQTIADEAVFEDLRMLLNFQLNDRYLLSLILLGLPELRTRLARLPSLNQRIAFRLNLSFLNPEETAFYITFRLKKAGATAPIFTDQAMDLVYRETGGIPRSINNLCDLCLYDGWKRRAEAVDASVVEAALAFV